The proteins below come from a single Erysipelothrix piscisicarius genomic window:
- the zwf gene encoding glucose-6-phosphate dehydrogenase → MKANNHIVAIFGGTGDLTYRKLLPAFYNLLETKSLPDSFHLVVIGRQDLTTAAYHELVKPWLREQARFDVKEETLDVFLEYVSYFKMTFTEDEGYPRLKTYFEALDPQAHVLYYFAVAPSFFETIATQLARHQLVSKSKVIIEKPFGNDLKSAIDINNTLTHIFDEDRIFRIDHYVAKEMVQNIFTIRFSNMIFADSWNGASINNIQISAAETVGVENRGNYYDHTGALKDMFQNHLLQLLSIVLMDEPQAFNAADIHREQEAVLESLYVKDYENDIVYGQYLENKDSKSYIQEDKVQSDSTTETYVALKLASSLPKWQDTPIYIRTGKRMHKRSTEIMIEFNQKDHEQPNVLIIKVQPDEGVYLRFNIKKPGQTHDSQTVFMDFCQSCNYENRENTPEAYERLLKAAMDSDQSLFASFKQVHLSWSLVETILKHKGNESPEGYAAYSSGPKRAHDLLARDGNQWIEEQVMGEIFKY, encoded by the coding sequence ATGAAGGCAAATAATCATATAGTCGCAATTTTCGGAGGTACGGGTGACCTTACCTACCGAAAGTTGTTACCTGCATTTTATAACCTTCTTGAAACCAAGAGTCTTCCTGATTCATTTCATCTTGTTGTAATTGGACGACAAGATTTAACGACAGCGGCATACCACGAGTTGGTAAAGCCATGGCTTCGTGAACAGGCTCGTTTTGATGTCAAAGAAGAAACATTGGATGTCTTTCTCGAATACGTGTCCTATTTTAAAATGACGTTTACGGAAGATGAAGGATATCCACGTCTTAAAACATATTTTGAGGCGCTTGATCCTCAAGCACACGTTCTTTATTATTTTGCCGTTGCACCTTCTTTCTTTGAAACAATTGCAACACAATTAGCGCGTCATCAATTGGTTTCCAAGAGCAAGGTTATCATTGAAAAACCTTTTGGAAATGACTTAAAATCCGCAATCGATATCAATAATACGTTAACGCATATCTTTGATGAAGATCGTATCTTCCGAATTGATCACTATGTTGCGAAAGAAATGGTTCAAAACATCTTTACGATTCGTTTTTCTAATATGATCTTTGCGGATAGTTGGAATGGTGCATCCATTAATAATATTCAAATCAGCGCCGCGGAAACGGTTGGTGTTGAAAATCGTGGGAATTACTATGATCATACAGGTGCTTTAAAAGACATGTTTCAAAATCACTTGCTTCAGTTATTATCCATTGTTCTTATGGATGAACCACAAGCATTTAATGCTGCTGACATCCACCGTGAACAAGAAGCTGTGTTGGAAAGTCTGTATGTTAAAGATTACGAAAATGATATAGTGTACGGTCAATACCTTGAAAATAAAGATTCGAAGTCTTATATACAGGAAGATAAGGTGCAGTCTGACTCCACAACCGAAACCTATGTTGCATTAAAACTTGCCTCATCACTTCCTAAATGGCAAGATACCCCTATCTACATTCGTACGGGGAAACGTATGCATAAGCGTTCCACGGAGATTATGATTGAATTTAATCAAAAAGACCACGAACAACCTAATGTACTCATTATCAAAGTTCAACCGGACGAAGGGGTCTATCTTCGTTTTAATATTAAAAAACCGGGCCAAACTCATGATAGTCAGACAGTCTTTATGGATTTCTGCCAGAGCTGTAATTACGAAAATAGGGAAAATACGCCGGAAGCGTATGAGCGTCTTCTCAAGGCAGCCATGGATTCCGATCAGTCCTTATTCGCAAGTTTTAAGCAAGTCCATCTAAGTTGGAGTTTGGTTGAAACTATCCTAAAGCATAAAGGCAATGAGAGTCCTGAAGGCTATGCTGCTTATTCATCCGGTCCGAAACGTGCTCATGATTTATTGGCACGTGATGGCAATCAATGGATTGAAGAACAGGTTATGGGCGAAATATTTAAATACTAA
- a CDS encoding putative manganese-dependent inorganic diphosphatase — translation MKNEKDLIYICGHRHPDTDSIVSSIAYAHLKNILGAPAVPCRLGELSDETSYLLDRFGFETPTLLKDARATLDEIEMDDAVKIHLDTSIKEAMEIISDKRQTLAVVDDRDQLIGLVTSSNLAHIAMGDTKHSIALLKKTPMCNIAQAIDGELIYEPKHFHFNGKTSIIAISKTKLDNYELTDRLVIIGNDTESQLTAIRKGASCIVTVWTDEIEESVLSLAKLHDCGIIRSTHGTMNTSRYLLFAPSVREVMSTDLVTFNWNEFVDDVGKRMLKTRYRAYPVLDDQNKIYGFVSRYHILNSSSKKMILVDHNEASQSVDGIQQAEILEIIDHHRIGDLRTVKPIYFRNEIIGSTASIITKMYLEHGVEIPKDIASLLLSALISDTLNLKSPTTTPKDFEIAQILQDRSGLDRNEFARDMYEVTSGLKNKPYEDIINQDIKKFYISQKEVMVSQLVIYHFDELDDILDSFEEVMKQFVVQHHLDLLVVVFTSVEDNGSIIVAAGSLKEAVLDAFPNKDGEARTFLQDVVSRKNQIIPRLSAAISQYLGTGM, via the coding sequence ATGAAAAACGAAAAAGATTTAATCTATATTTGTGGACATCGTCATCCAGATACGGATTCAATTGTATCGTCAATTGCATATGCTCATTTAAAAAACATTCTTGGTGCTCCAGCAGTGCCATGTCGTTTGGGTGAACTGAGTGATGAGACCAGCTATCTTCTCGATCGCTTTGGTTTTGAAACGCCAACACTCCTTAAAGATGCACGAGCAACGCTTGATGAAATTGAAATGGATGATGCGGTAAAGATTCATCTGGATACTTCTATTAAGGAAGCAATGGAAATTATCTCAGATAAGCGACAGACACTAGCGGTAGTTGATGATCGGGATCAACTTATTGGGCTTGTGACCAGTTCAAATCTTGCGCATATCGCGATGGGGGATACGAAACATTCAATCGCACTCTTAAAGAAAACCCCTATGTGTAATATTGCGCAGGCGATCGACGGTGAATTAATTTATGAACCCAAACATTTTCATTTTAATGGAAAAACAAGCATTATTGCGATTTCCAAGACGAAATTGGATAATTATGAATTAACAGACCGTTTGGTGATCATTGGGAATGATACGGAGTCACAATTAACGGCTATACGTAAAGGTGCTTCGTGTATCGTGACGGTATGGACGGATGAGATTGAGGAATCTGTGTTATCGCTTGCGAAACTTCATGATTGTGGGATTATTCGATCAACACATGGAACGATGAATACATCGCGTTATTTACTCTTTGCACCAAGTGTTCGGGAAGTCATGTCAACAGACTTGGTAACATTTAATTGGAATGAATTTGTGGATGATGTTGGAAAGCGCATGCTTAAAACACGTTATCGTGCCTATCCAGTATTGGATGATCAAAATAAGATTTATGGTTTTGTTTCACGTTATCATATTCTCAATTCATCCAGTAAAAAAATGATTCTTGTGGACCACAATGAGGCTTCACAGAGCGTTGATGGGATCCAACAAGCAGAAATACTCGAAATCATTGATCATCACCGTATTGGCGATTTACGAACCGTTAAACCAATATATTTCAGAAATGAGATTATCGGTTCAACTGCGTCGATCATCACAAAGATGTATCTGGAGCATGGTGTTGAAATTCCCAAAGATATTGCATCTTTACTGCTCTCAGCATTGATATCCGATACGTTAAACTTAAAATCACCAACAACAACGCCTAAAGATTTTGAGATTGCACAGATTCTTCAAGATCGTTCCGGGCTGGATCGTAATGAATTTGCACGCGATATGTATGAAGTCACATCCGGTCTAAAAAATAAACCGTATGAAGACATCATTAACCAAGATATTAAGAAATTCTACATCTCTCAAAAAGAGGTTATGGTATCACAATTGGTCATTTACCATTTTGATGAATTGGATGATATCTTAGATTCATTTGAAGAAGTAATGAAACAGTTTGTAGTTCAACATCATCTTGATTTATTGGTTGTCGTCTTTACCAGTGTAGAAGATAATGGATCCATTATTGTCGCTGCAGGAAGTCTAAAAGAAGCCGTCTTGGATGCATTCCCAAATAAAGATGGAGAAGCACGTACGTTCTTACAAGATGTTGTTTCAAGAAAGAATCAAATTATTCCACGTTTGTCTGCAGCAATCTCGCAGTACTTAGGAACGGGAATGTAA
- a CDS encoding antibiotic biosynthesis monooxygenase family protein: MKYVEVKHFEMKKGTGRDFAENFYNRTVVKDFPGFVSIRVGLNESCHSYDCVDVSFVWENEDAYTNFKRSDVHKEIHRTRKPNPNMIKHSSYRYDMMNED; encoded by the coding sequence ATGAAATATGTAGAAGTTAAGCATTTTGAAATGAAAAAAGGAACTGGTCGTGATTTTGCCGAGAATTTTTATAATCGTACGGTAGTTAAAGATTTTCCAGGGTTTGTAAGTATTCGCGTAGGATTGAACGAATCATGCCATAGTTATGATTGTGTAGATGTATCGTTTGTTTGGGAAAATGAAGATGCTTATACAAACTTTAAGCGCAGTGATGTACATAAAGAAATTCATCGAACACGTAAACCAAATCCAAATATGATTAAGCATTCATCATATCGCTACGATATGATGAATGAAGACTAA
- a CDS encoding HAD family hydrolase — MAFIFDLDGTLLDSIDDLGNNLNTVLQRHGLPTYDRTQYKKFVGNGMKKLVERALPSDYEGFERILEEYLDEYSHHYTEASVPYDKVCETLKTLNQRNIPIAICTNKKQEYTDGIVKHYYGDIDFVATIGDSFDGKHKPNPYYPLTIASKMAIDPSLIYFVGDSDVDMKTAKNAGMIPVGVSWGFRSVEELREHGAQYIIDSIEDVLSLPRLTK, encoded by the coding sequence ATGGCATTTATTTTTGATTTAGATGGAACGTTATTAGATTCAATTGATGATTTAGGAAATAATTTAAATACAGTACTGCAACGTCATGGGCTTCCCACATATGATCGCACCCAATACAAAAAATTTGTTGGAAATGGGATGAAAAAACTTGTTGAACGGGCTTTACCAAGTGATTACGAAGGATTTGAAAGAATCCTTGAAGAATACCTTGATGAGTACAGTCATCACTACACAGAGGCATCCGTTCCTTATGATAAGGTGTGTGAAACGTTAAAAACGCTCAATCAGCGTAACATTCCAATCGCAATTTGTACAAATAAGAAACAAGAGTATACAGATGGTATTGTGAAACATTACTATGGAGATATTGATTTTGTTGCGACGATTGGTGATAGCTTTGATGGCAAGCATAAACCCAATCCATACTACCCATTAACGATTGCTTCAAAAATGGCGATCGACCCTTCTCTAATTTATTTTGTAGGGGACAGTGATGTGGATATGAAGACAGCGAAAAATGCGGGTATGATACCTGTAGGCGTGTCATGGGGCTTTCGTAGTGTTGAAGAACTTCGAGAACATGGTGCTCAATATATTATTGACTCAATTGAAGACGTTCTAAGTTTGCCACGTCTTACAAAATAA
- a CDS encoding metal-dependent hydrolase: protein MVNVEYINNAGYVVETEKAIYIFDYVEGLLPSRYLYSEKETFFFVTSRHRNHYNDAIYSYGKTVILSSDILVSPYRNVFMMEPGDEIHLGFAKVRTYESTGGGVCYLIQEGDLKILHAGSLNNWHWDDTFTVAESRFETHRFHEILHNIADFAPIDLMMFTLEPSMGKNFDRGAREALDLLQPLCFFPIKTKHDDSRFFKWAASRPITTCYEPKHDNQIFRHVI, encoded by the coding sequence ATGGTAAATGTAGAATATATTAATAATGCGGGTTATGTTGTGGAAACAGAAAAAGCAATCTATATTTTTGATTATGTGGAGGGACTGTTACCGTCTCGATATTTGTATAGTGAAAAAGAAACATTCTTTTTTGTGACAAGTCGCCATCGTAATCACTATAATGATGCAATATACAGCTATGGGAAGACGGTTATCTTATCTTCGGATATTTTAGTTTCGCCTTATCGTAATGTATTTATGATGGAGCCGGGGGATGAAATTCACTTGGGATTTGCGAAAGTGCGTACATATGAAAGTACGGGTGGTGGAGTGTGTTACTTAATTCAAGAAGGTGACTTAAAAATCTTACATGCAGGCTCTTTGAATAATTGGCATTGGGATGATACCTTTACCGTTGCGGAATCACGCTTTGAAACACATCGCTTTCATGAAATCCTCCACAATATTGCGGACTTTGCGCCCATTGACCTCATGATGTTTACGCTTGAACCTTCAATGGGGAAAAATTTTGATCGTGGTGCCCGTGAAGCGCTGGATTTACTTCAACCACTTTGCTTTTTTCCGATTAAAACCAAACATGATGATTCACGCTTTTTCAAATGGGCGGCTTCCCGTCCAATCACTACATGTTATGAACCAAAGCATGATAATCAAATATTTAGACATGTAATTTAG
- a CDS encoding ABC transporter ATP-binding protein, giving the protein MSERKVVIGHKPRNQQKTLKRLLGYLGQNKVLLIMVIIASIISTLGGLYGSYSISPLIKIIENGLNGTITRDLMFQQLFSKLIFLAIIFAIEVFAMLFSNRMMVKISQRTVETIRKDMFNHVLKMDVKYHDQNAHGDLMSRFTNDIDLVGEGLNSAAASIVINIFTLLGTIVVMFILSPTLSLVTLIILPLLSIMANAIVKRSRIYSKRQQRSLGTLNGYIEESMEGQMVMQLFNHETEAEKDFQVLNQDYRKNSQKAQITSIMMFPLMQNVNTISYAIIGIVGGYLAINHGLSIGDLGAYVNMTRTQGKPINEISSQFTTLQSAIASAERIFELLDWSFESENETDLILDEVEGSVRFENVTFGYNPGVPVLKDVSFWAKPGQKIAFVGSTGAGKTTITNLISRFYDIDAGTILIDEKPLDRINRYSLRRHIAMGLQDTHLFSGTVMENIRYGNLEASDAACIEAAKLANADHFIRQLKHGYQTVLGGDGDDLSQGQMQLLNIARAAVANPEILILDEATSSIDTRTERMVEKGMDSIMEGRTTFVIAHRLSTVRNADAIIVLEHGEIIERGSHDDLIQLGGRYASLYSGQSQLS; this is encoded by the coding sequence ATGAGTGAACGTAAAGTTGTAATTGGTCATAAACCACGAAACCAACAAAAAACGCTAAAACGATTATTGGGATATTTAGGGCAAAATAAAGTACTGCTCATCATGGTTATCATCGCATCCATTATCTCTACCCTTGGCGGGCTTTATGGATCCTATTCGATTTCTCCGTTAATTAAAATTATTGAAAATGGGTTAAATGGAACGATTACCCGAGATTTGATGTTCCAACAGCTCTTTAGTAAACTTATTTTTCTTGCAATCATTTTCGCGATTGAGGTTTTTGCGATGCTTTTTTCAAACCGGATGATGGTGAAAATTTCGCAGCGTACGGTAGAAACAATCCGAAAAGATATGTTTAATCATGTATTGAAAATGGATGTTAAGTATCACGATCAAAATGCCCATGGGGATTTAATGAGTCGTTTTACAAACGACATTGACCTTGTAGGGGAAGGGTTAAACTCTGCAGCTGCGTCGATTGTGATCAATATCTTTACCTTATTGGGAACCATTGTTGTGATGTTTATCTTAAGTCCAACCCTCTCTCTTGTGACTTTGATAATTCTTCCGCTTCTTTCAATTATGGCGAATGCGATTGTGAAGCGAAGTCGTATTTACTCAAAACGCCAACAACGTTCTTTGGGAACCTTAAACGGGTATATTGAAGAGTCAATGGAAGGTCAGATGGTTATGCAACTTTTTAATCATGAAACAGAGGCAGAGAAAGATTTCCAAGTCCTAAATCAAGATTACCGGAAGAATTCTCAAAAAGCTCAGATCACCTCAATCATGATGTTTCCATTAATGCAAAATGTGAATACGATAAGTTATGCAATCATTGGGATTGTAGGGGGATATCTTGCAATTAATCATGGATTAAGTATTGGAGACTTGGGTGCTTATGTAAATATGACACGTACTCAAGGAAAACCCATTAATGAAATTTCCAGCCAATTCACAACACTTCAGTCTGCAATTGCTTCCGCAGAACGAATCTTTGAATTATTGGACTGGAGTTTCGAATCTGAAAATGAGACCGATTTGATTCTGGATGAGGTTGAAGGATCGGTTCGATTTGAAAATGTAACATTTGGTTATAATCCCGGAGTTCCTGTTTTAAAAGATGTTTCGTTTTGGGCGAAACCGGGACAAAAAATTGCTTTTGTAGGGTCTACCGGAGCAGGGAAAACAACGATCACAAACCTCATTTCGCGATTTTATGACATTGACGCAGGCACAATCTTAATTGACGAAAAACCCTTGGATCGCATAAATCGTTACAGTTTACGAAGACATATTGCGATGGGACTTCAGGACACTCATTTGTTCAGTGGTACTGTGATGGAAAATATTCGCTATGGAAACCTTGAAGCAAGTGATGCGGCGTGTATTGAAGCTGCGAAGTTGGCGAATGCTGATCACTTCATTCGCCAACTTAAACATGGCTATCAAACCGTTCTTGGGGGCGATGGGGATGATTTATCACAAGGGCAGATGCAATTACTCAATATTGCACGTGCAGCCGTAGCCAATCCTGAAATTCTTATTCTTGATGAAGCCACCTCTTCCATTGATACCCGTACGGAACGTATGGTTGAAAAAGGAATGGACTCAATTATGGAAGGACGTACTACATTTGTGATTGCGCACCGTCTATCAACAGTTCGGAATGCGGATGCAATTATTGTCTTGGAACACGGTGAAATCATTGAACGTGGAAGTCATGATGATTTGATACAATTAGGCGGACGATATGCTTCATTGTATTCAGGTCAATCACAGTTATCTTAG
- a CDS encoding ABC transporter ATP-binding protein, whose amino-acid sequence MKTFFKYFKPEIPIALLGIIFVGSVAFIELYQIQLMAQIIDVGIADQDFTVILNVGLKMVGLALLGAAIAMLGLIFPFQASNNFALNLRRDIFKRVQTFSLKNMSQFQTASLVTRLTNDINFLQRTIMMCLRLLVRAPVFLISTVVMTYMISPDLSLVMLGAVVVLSLVLFYVIKEGFPRFVKLQDKVDKMNRKVQESLMNIRVIKSFVREDEESHKFKDENGELFDASVSAMNLMVVMNPALMGAIHFATLFIVWISSFLIVDQNLINIGDLLVFINYLRFTMFSMMMITNVLMMISRSKASVIRLKEVLETEPDIINASILDTLPENPRGDIHFDNVSFRYYEDASDILTNINFAIKPGEHVGIIGSTGSGKSTLINLMVRLIDVTEGTIYLDGKDIRTLDLKALRSQFGFVPQKNVLFTGTIESNLKLGNPNATHEDLVRATKAASIYDFIMEQEEGFKAPIQQGGTNLSGGQRQRMCIARALVVEPKILVLDDSTSALDAATEQRVKESVQSLYEDVTVISIAQKISSVSDSDMILVMDEGQIVGQGTHTGLLESCNVYQEIYESQLRKGDE is encoded by the coding sequence ATGAAAACATTCTTTAAATATTTTAAACCTGAAATCCCAATCGCGTTATTGGGGATAATCTTTGTCGGTAGTGTGGCCTTCATCGAATTGTATCAAATTCAATTGATGGCGCAGATTATTGACGTAGGGATTGCGGATCAAGATTTTACAGTAATCCTAAATGTCGGACTCAAGATGGTGGGGTTAGCCTTGCTGGGTGCCGCGATTGCGATGCTTGGATTGATTTTTCCATTCCAAGCGTCCAATAATTTTGCGTTAAATTTACGTCGTGATATTTTTAAACGAGTCCAAACCTTTTCGTTAAAAAATATGTCACAATTTCAAACCGCATCTTTAGTGACACGACTTACCAATGATATTAACTTTTTACAGCGAACGATTATGATGTGCTTACGTCTTTTGGTTCGGGCACCTGTATTTCTTATTAGTACTGTTGTGATGACGTACATGATAAGTCCAGATTTATCACTTGTTATGTTGGGGGCAGTAGTTGTTTTATCTCTCGTTCTTTTTTATGTAATCAAAGAAGGGTTTCCACGCTTTGTAAAGTTACAAGATAAAGTCGATAAGATGAATCGAAAAGTACAAGAATCCCTCATGAACATTCGTGTTATTAAGTCTTTTGTACGCGAGGATGAAGAATCACATAAATTCAAAGATGAAAACGGTGAGTTGTTTGATGCTTCCGTAAGTGCAATGAATTTAATGGTGGTCATGAATCCTGCATTAATGGGAGCCATTCATTTTGCCACCCTATTTATTGTGTGGATATCAAGTTTTCTTATTGTCGATCAAAACTTAATTAATATTGGAGATCTATTAGTTTTTATTAATTACCTTCGTTTTACGATGTTCTCAATGATGATGATCACAAACGTTTTAATGATGATTTCACGATCAAAAGCATCCGTAATTCGTTTGAAAGAAGTATTGGAAACGGAACCGGATATTATCAATGCATCAATTTTAGATACGCTTCCGGAAAATCCAAGAGGGGATATACATTTTGATAATGTTTCATTCCGTTATTATGAAGATGCAAGTGATATTCTTACCAATATTAACTTCGCAATTAAACCCGGTGAGCACGTTGGAATTATTGGATCGACAGGTTCTGGGAAATCAACGTTAATTAACCTCATGGTTCGTTTGATTGATGTAACTGAAGGAACTATTTATCTCGATGGGAAAGATATTCGAACTCTTGATTTAAAAGCGTTACGAAGTCAATTCGGCTTTGTTCCGCAAAAAAATGTTTTATTTACTGGAACGATTGAATCAAACCTAAAACTTGGAAATCCAAATGCAACACATGAAGATCTTGTGCGTGCAACAAAGGCTGCTTCAATCTATGACTTTATTATGGAACAAGAAGAAGGCTTTAAGGCCCCAATCCAACAAGGTGGGACCAATCTATCAGGAGGTCAACGACAACGCATGTGTATTGCACGGGCTCTTGTCGTAGAACCTAAAATTCTTGTGTTAGATGATAGTACCAGTGCATTGGATGCAGCTACAGAACAACGCGTTAAAGAATCCGTTCAGAGTCTTTATGAAGATGTTACGGTAATTAGTATTGCGCAAAAAATTAGTTCTGTTTCCGACAGTGATATGATTTTAGTCATGGATGAAGGTCAAATTGTCGGACAAGGAACCCATACAGGCTTGTTGGAGTCCTGCAATGTATATCAAGAAATCTATGAGAGCCAACTACGAAAGGGGGATGAATAG